Within the Paenibacillus sp. AN1007 genome, the region GCCGAGTCCGGTCTCACGGATACTGCTCCTGACGATTTATATTACAGCTTCGCCGAAATTATCGATATACCGGGTGTGCATGGTCGAGACGGCAAGGTAGAGGTCGCGTTATGGATTCATGATACGGGGGAAGCTTATCGAGTGGAAATCATTCGGTGGCATCAGGGCCAGTGGATTCCCGCAAAGGATGCGTACCGGGCTTATTATCCCAAAGTAGTTCAGTATTACAAGCAGCTCACGCAGCATTATCCGGATTATGTATTCTATTGGTATTACCTTGCGGATGCTCAGTATCACGCGGGTTTATATGCGGCAGCACTTACTTCGGTTCAGAAAGCGCTGAGCTTCCCGGAAGCATATCCTTCGAGAGAAAATCTGCTTAAACTTGAGAAAAAGATTAAACAGGCCATGGATACCAGCATCCATGCCAGAGTCACAACCTGGTTGTATCCGGTCTCTGTTCGAACAACGAACGGGACTCGCTGGGGATACATGGATGCGCAGGGACATGTTCGTCTGGAGCCGGTGCTGGAGGAGGCTCAGTCTTTTCAGCCGAATGGATTGGCAGTTGTCGTGAAAAACGGACGTGCCGGGGTCATTAATCTTCAGGGGGTGTATGTGGTTCAGCCTGTGTATGATTCGATTAATTCTTTTTCCGAAGAACGGGCCATGGCTATTGATTCTCAAGGGTTCAAGATGATTAATGAGCAGGGCATCGTACTGACCAAACGGGCATACCCGTTTATTTCAGACATGCATGACGGCAGAGCGATGTTTTACGATTCTAATCCGAATCAGACCGATGGTTCGTCAATCCTGTATGGTTATCTGGATGCCTCGGGAAATGAAGTAATACGAGCACAATTTGCCTCGGCGAATGATTTTCAGCAGGGGAAAGCGGTAGTACAGATTAAAGATAAGGAGTATGCTCTCATTGATCGAAACGGAAATCGGATCGCGACATATCCATATGCTTATGTAGGACCACTTGGGGATGGATGGCTCGCTTTTCAAAAAGAGTCCTCGGGCAAGTATGGTTACATTGATGAACGGGGTAATATTCGCATTCAACCCAAGTTTACATCGGCATTTCCTTTTCACAACGGGCAGGCGATCGTTAATACGGCAGAGGATTACAAATCGAGCTATGGTGTCATTAATAAGCAGGGATCCTTTGTAATTCAACCCGCTTATAACGATATTCGGGAGCTAGGTGAGCAGAGATATGCACTCGGGAAAGCCATCGATCCGGAGCAGCCATATATCGGTTCGTTGTATGCCATAGCAGAGATAAACGGTAGGAGACTAACAGAGTTCATCTATCGTAATGTAGAAAATTACAAACATGGCCTTACTTCCGCATCAGATGGCATACAGACGTACCTGCTGGATTTGAGCGGCAGACCGGCTTCAGGGTATCCTCGTGTGACAGGGGCAGGTTCTATGGAAGTTGTGGCGCCGGATCTTATTAAAGTATTTGTAGACCAGCGTTTATCTTATGTGAATCGGGCCGGACAGATCATCTGGCAGCAAAATACGATCGTACCCTTAAATCCGCCTTATCGAGTGCGGGAGGAGAAATATAAACCCAATCGGGATTATCTTGTCTACTATCCGCAGGTTGAAGGATTAAGTAATCAAGCAGAGCAGAATCAGCTGAATGCCAGGTTGAAAGAACTATCCCAGGTCAAAGCGATCCCGGCAGATCAGCAGCTGGATTATACGTATACGGGTGATTTTGATATTACGTTCTATCAGCAGCTGCTGCTTCAACTGCAGTTGACAGGTTACAATTACCCGGCTGGCGCAGCACATGGAATGCCAACGATGGTATATGCCATTATTAATCTGAGTGATGGCCGACTGTATGAGCTGAAGGATCTGTTTAAGCCCAACAGTGACTATGTGAAGGTGTTAAGTCAGATTGTAGGGGAACAGATCAAAAATGATCCGCAGTATTCCTACGTTTTTCCAGATACGTACACTGGAATAAGTGCGAACCAGCCATTTTTCGTAACAGCAGATGCGCTGCATTTGTATTTCAATCCGTATGATATAGCCCCATATGCAGCAGGATTTCCGACGTTTACAATTCCGTTCAGCCAGATCATAAGTATCATCAATACAGAAGGGTCGTTCTGGAAAGCATTTCATATGTGAGCGCAGCAGGAGAGGGCAGCCAAAAAATAGAGGCCATATGCGCAGTACAGTATGGCTTCTATTCTGATTGAAAGAGAAACTGTAGGTGATGTAAGCTGAAGGATTTGTTAGTGCAGGAATTCACTTAGGTCTCGGCTACGAAAGGAAAAGAGCAGCGGAATGTCTATTTAACAACAGCATCCCGCCGCTTCTGAATCCCTAGCCATCCATACTATCTTTTCAAAAATAGACTTATGGAGTGGACAAAAAGCATATACTTTAATTTTTATGCTGACATAGACTATATCGTGGATCGACATTAAGGAGTCAGTTTCAGAATAGTCACCGTGGTATTCAGATTATTATGCAACTGTGCAGGAGTTGCATTCGCATTGACCAGTTGAATCGTTGTTGGAACTGTTGTGACCGTAATAATAACTTCAGCAGATATGGGGCCTCCGCCATTACCTGTGAAAGGCACGGGTGTGATGGGAGTCCCATTCACTGTAAGGTTGAAATCGGCATCGCCCTGATTATGAATGGAGAAAGAGATAAAGTAACTTCCTGTTTCATTGATGGTTATCGTTGAAGATGGCGGCACGAATGTAAAGGCCCCCCCCACGTTAGCCAAAACACCAGTCAACGTAATTGGCGAGTTTCCTGGAACGGTGTCCGTACCTGTGCCGGGATCAGCTCGGAAAACACTTAGGAAATCTGAGATTCCAGCCCCCGTTGGCCCTGCAGGACCTGTTGATCCAGTTGCACCTGTTGCTCCAGTTGCACCTGCTGGGCCAACTGCTCCGACCGCACCAGCCGGACCCACGGGTCCTTGTATACCAGGAATCCCTTGCAATCCGACTGGCCCCGGTATCCCTTGAGCACCAGTGGCCCCTTTGGGACCTATCGGTCCTATTGGACCAGGAATCCCTGGTACGCCTTGTGGTGCATTAACTGTAACCTTAGGTTTAACCTTTACTACCTTAACCTTCGCACCGCAATGTAAATGTTTTTTGAATTTACGTCTACAAATCCGTTTCCCATGATGATTAATCAATGAACTCACCTCCGTGATATTTCTCCACATACTATGTGCTGTAATCACTGGAGGCGTAGACAACTAACTATAATTCAGAAAATTACAGGGCCCATTATGAGGAAAGTTGTCTATCTCATGGAGCAATATTTAGACGTTAAGATTCTTCTACATATTGAAAAGCCTCTTACCAAAGAGCCGAGAATACAATGCAAAGCATATTAAATCTCTATACATTACACATGTTTGGTATGTGATGCTACACCCGCAAGCCAGTATGTGAGTGCACCTGCATAGGAGAAAAAATACTACCAAAACAAATATTTTGATGAGAAAGTTTGAATTGCAAGGGGGCAATTCGATTAGATCTAAATGGAAATGTCCGCATCAGACAAAGAAACGATTCATACACCTCAGAAAATCTCAATGCTATTGACAAGAAACTTGTACCGATTGCCAAAATGGACAAGATCCTAGCCCGATTACCGATTAGAGATACATCTAAACATTGATTACTTGATTGATCCAAAGGGACATGAGATAACTTACGATTACATACAGCCGGGAACTTGAGAAGTAGCTCAGTATGAATATGACGCATGGGGAACGTAATGGGAAAATTTAAGGAGGTGGTTCATGTTGAGAAGGGAATTCTTAAAATGTAGAAGAGTTCAGATATAAAATATCTATTTAATAACGAGATCGTGGCTTATGAAATGGGCGAACGCAACGACAATGAACTGGTGCTTAAGTCGAATTTGATTAGTTAAAATTCGTAAAAATCCATTTAATTCACTTACTGTTTCACAAAACTCGTATTTTGTACATATGTTCCTTGGTCGTAAATAACGCTGAATGGTTCTGCTAAATCCTGCCCGCAGGGTCACTATAGAGAAGAAAATTACTGCTCTCTCAGCGTAACTATAAATTATGAAGGCTTGAAATAAGCGAACACACTACTGCGTGTTCGCTTTGTTTTTATTTAAATCTTTTTAACGTAAAACTTATAAATACCGTTGTCTTCCTCATAGGAAATCAATTCGTGTTTGGTTTGTCTTACCCAAGCTTGAAAGTCATTAACGGAGCCTTTGTCCGTTGATATTACTTCTATGATTTGTCCGGTTTCAAGACCATCCAGCGGTTTCTTTGCTTTTACGATCGGCATAGGACATGCCAGTCCTTTAGTATCTACTACCAGATCTGTTTTCATAATTTCTTGCAATATGTCCATCGATAACCTGTTGCCACGCAAGAAAAAGGATGTAAATGTCCATTGTTTTTTTAATTCACTTGATACCGACTACTTCAGAGGTACTGGAATAACCTGCCCATACATCTTTGACATATCGACCCTCATCCTGCATCTGTCGAAGCCATAATTCTGCTTCCTCCAGTTTCACATTTTTCGTTTTCTGATAAGTTTCCTTCAAGGTCTCTTCGACTGCTGGAGCCATGCGTCTGCCGTCGCCGCACACATATATCTTGCCCTGTCGGTCTAAAAGATCCATGATCTCTAATCCAGCTCGTTTAACTAGGTCTTGAACATAGACACGGGGTTCCCCGTCAATACGGGAAAAAGCAGTATGCACCTTTACAATTCCCTCTTGCTCGAACTTAAGCAAATGATCCCGATAAAGAAAGTCGGCGTCATTCCTGCATCCGAAAAATAGATGTGCATCTCCGAGGCTGACTCCTTCTTGTTTAAGCGCGTATCTAGCCTGTAAAAACCCTCTAAACGGAGCCACACCTGTTCCTGGACCAATCATGATAATAGGTACGCTGGCATCTTTTGGAAGTTGGAATCCAGATTCCGGGGTTTCTACAAATAACAATACTCGATCTCCAGGAACTCGTTCTGCCAAGTAACACGAAGCTACCCCAGCATACTCACCTTTCCCATTCCATGCAGGATCTCTAAGGACACCAACAGTTATACTTACTTGTTCAGGCTGAAGGCGTGGAGAGCTGGAAATAGAATAATATCTAGGCTTGAGTGGTGTTGAAATCTCCAGAAATCTGGAGAAATTTAACTCACAGGCCTCATATTTCTCCAGCAGGTCCAGCATAGTTATTCGTAAGTCAAGAATCTCGCGGGTGTAATGTTCATCATCCATCACAACCTCTAGTTCCCTCCGATGAGGCGGGCAAACCGTGCTCGTTGCCAATTCCTGTAATTGTAAACGAGTAGCCGGTTCTTGAAGTTCTACACAGCTTTGAAGTAGTTCACGGACGTTTATCGTCCGGTCCATTGGTAAATGTGTTAGGTGTTTGACATCCGCACTCAAACGGATCATTTCCCCACCTTCCAGGTTAAAGCGGGTCAGTACGCGTTCGATGTTTATTTTTGAATTCAATGGCAATACACCAATGTGATCACCCTCTTGATAACCAATATTTTCGGGTAGACGTATTTCAATATGTCTAGTGCTTCGACCGCTATCTGGAGCTTGCAACTCGTGATTAGAGGTAACCTTCCCATAAAAAGCACCATATGTTTTTATATAAGGAATTTGAGGTGGCTCATTAACGAATTCCATTTTCAGTCCCGATGGAAGTTTTGGTTTGACTGGGTCAGACTGCACTCCCAATGTTTTCGTTACCGCAGTCCACATCCCACGCAGCCAATTCTTAACCTGGTGCTCCATATCGGAATTTGCATCAGCTTCCCCACGAGATAATAATCTTTTTCCTCCGATAGTCTCCATTTGATTATCAATGTAACGCGGGATGCTTTGATATGTTCCAGACCAGCTTCGATCACCGCAACCAAACACGGCATAACGTACTCCTTGCCCTGCACCTGCTTCAGCTTGTTTTAACCATTCGACGAACTTTGTTGCATTGTAAGGAGCCTTGCCATTGTAGGATGCAGTAACAATAATGACCAGAGCCTGGCTCGGCAATCTCCCTGCCCAGTCATTGAGTGATGCTATTTCGGTTTGGATCCCATAACCAAGGGCTGTGTGTGTGATTTGCCTAGCGATGCCTTCAGCTGTACCTAAATTGGAGCCATATAATACAAATAATGACGGTTCACCATTCTTTGCAGCAGATTGGTTAGATTGGCTTAGGACCGTGACTGTCCCAGTAGTGCTGTCAGCTTGAGTTGGTACAGAAGTCGAGTTCAAAGACGCTGTTGTTGAATCCGTTAGTGTTTCTGGATCCCGGGGTTTAGCCTGAATCTGAAAATCCCCAGGCTTCAAGGTCAACGTCTGTTTAACATCCAATTGATAATTATTAAAGTCATTAAGTTCAAAGTTCTTTAGGATCATGCCCACAACCAAAGTTGCTTCGTACAAGGCGAACTGCATCCCGATACAAGCACGTTCGCCGTTACCAAAAGGTTTGTATGCATGATGAGGCACTTTAGTCGGGTCTTCAAACCGCTCTGGTCTGAAAAATTCTGCATCCTCTCCCCAAACGGTGCGATCACGGTGAAGCCGAGTAAGAAGTATACTGAGATTTTGGCCTTTGGGTATATGAAATCTCTCCCCAATAACTGTATCCTCTTTTGCGTAAACTTCAAAGCCCGGTGCAGTCGGCCATAGCCGTAACGATTCATTAAGGATCAAACGGATATACTTGAGCTGGAGTACTTCTTCGTATGAAGGCGTAGAACTTGTCAGAATCTTATCCACCTCTAATTGTGCTTTTTTGAGAACCTCCGGATTCTTCAGCAGGAGATAAAGTGTAAAGGATAATAAGCCGCTTGTGGTCTCATGGCCAGCGATCAAAAAGGTGATGATTTGATGTCTAATATTTTCGTTGTCCAGCCTTTCCCCACTTTCAGGATCACGGCCCTCCAGCATGCGCGCAAGAAGATCCGTTTTCCCTGCCTGAGAACTCGCCTTTCGCTCAGCAATAATTTGGTCAACCAGTGTAAACATCGTCTCGATGTCTGATTCAAACTGTTTTTTGGTTCGAAACATCAGCATATTCTGAATTTTCATGCGTGAACTTCTGTGC harbors:
- a CDS encoding WG repeat-containing protein, with product MSMSEPLLLQIVNQHIPAGAAVVTIDKPIQHPAVYAADLTGDGLPEIAAVYQLNSELYLLILKFVQGHWIKMALTKGLGYGVTMLTAAPVTSTLRNNLIVGWQIGAIWSKLAVYEWAESGLTDTAPDDLYYSFAEIIDIPGVHGRDGKVEVALWIHDTGEAYRVEIIRWHQGQWIPAKDAYRAYYPKVVQYYKQLTQHYPDYVFYWYYLADAQYHAGLYAAALTSVQKALSFPEAYPSRENLLKLEKKIKQAMDTSIHARVTTWLYPVSVRTTNGTRWGYMDAQGHVRLEPVLEEAQSFQPNGLAVVVKNGRAGVINLQGVYVVQPVYDSINSFSEERAMAIDSQGFKMINEQGIVLTKRAYPFISDMHDGRAMFYDSNPNQTDGSSILYGYLDASGNEVIRAQFASANDFQQGKAVVQIKDKEYALIDRNGNRIATYPYAYVGPLGDGWLAFQKESSGKYGYIDERGNIRIQPKFTSAFPFHNGQAIVNTAEDYKSSYGVINKQGSFVIQPAYNDIRELGEQRYALGKAIDPEQPYIGSLYAIAEINGRRLTEFIYRNVENYKHGLTSASDGIQTYLLDLSGRPASGYPRVTGAGSMEVVAPDLIKVFVDQRLSYVNRAGQIIWQQNTIVPLNPPYRVREEKYKPNRDYLVYYPQVEGLSNQAEQNQLNARLKELSQVKAIPADQQLDYTYTGDFDITFYQQLLLQLQLTGYNYPAGAAHGMPTMVYAIINLSDGRLYELKDLFKPNSDYVKVLSQIVGEQIKNDPQYSYVFPDTYTGISANQPFFVTADALHLYFNPYDIAPYAAGFPTFTIPFSQIISIINTEGSFWKAFHM
- a CDS encoding collagen-like protein, with translation MINHHGKRICRRKFKKHLHCGAKVKVVKVKPKVTVNAPQGVPGIPGPIGPIGPKGATGAQGIPGPVGLQGIPGIQGPVGPAGAVGAVGPAGATGATGATGSTGPAGPTGAGISDFLSVFRADPGTGTDTVPGNSPITLTGVLANVGGAFTFVPPSSTITINETGSYFISFSIHNQGDADFNLTVNGTPITPVPFTGNGGGPISAEVIITVTTVPTTIQLVNANATPAQLHNNLNTTVTILKLTP
- a CDS encoding sulfurtransferase TusA family protein yields the protein MKTDLVVDTKGLACPMPIVKAKKPLDGLETGQIIEVISTDKGSVNDFQAWVRQTKHELISYEEDNGIYKFYVKKI
- a CDS encoding cytochrome P450 — encoded protein: MKMTTNSIPQPPTYGPLGNMPLIDPDQPSLTLGTLAEKYGPIFRFTAPGFSTIVLSGPDLVAEACDVNRFDKYVFSELQNVRAFGGDGLFTSWTHEPNWRKAHNILLPTFGKQAMKGYHPMMIDVAEQLILKWKRLNPQDSIDVADDMTRLTLDTIGLCGFDYRFNSFYREEHAPFVKSMVRALDEAMHRSSRMKIQNMLMFRTKKQFESDIETMFTLVDQIIAERKASSQAGKTDLLARMLEGRDPESGERLDNENIRHQIITFLIAGHETTSGLLSFTLYLLLKNPEVLKKAQLEVDKILTSSTPSYEEVLQLKYIRLILNESLRLWPTAPGFEVYAKEDTVIGERFHIPKGQNLSILLTRLHRDRTVWGEDAEFFRPERFEDPTKVPHHAYKPFGNGERACIGMQFALYEATLVVGMILKNFELNDFNNYQLDVKQTLTLKPGDFQIQAKPRDPETLTDSTTASLNSTSVPTQADSTTGTVTVLSQSNQSAAKNGEPSLFVLYGSNLGTAEGIARQITHTALGYGIQTEIASLNDWAGRLPSQALVIIVTASYNGKAPYNATKFVEWLKQAEAGAGQGVRYAVFGCGDRSWSGTYQSIPRYIDNQMETIGGKRLLSRGEADANSDMEHQVKNWLRGMWTAVTKTLGVQSDPVKPKLPSGLKMEFVNEPPQIPYIKTYGAFYGKVTSNHELQAPDSGRSTRHIEIRLPENIGYQEGDHIGVLPLNSKINIERVLTRFNLEGGEMIRLSADVKHLTHLPMDRTINVRELLQSCVELQEPATRLQLQELATSTVCPPHRRELEVVMDDEHYTREILDLRITMLDLLEKYEACELNFSRFLEISTPLKPRYYSISSSPRLQPEQVSITVGVLRDPAWNGKGEYAGVASCYLAERVPGDRVLLFVETPESGFQLPKDASVPIIMIGPGTGVAPFRGFLQARYALKQEGVSLGDAHLFFGCRNDADFLYRDHLLKFEQEGIVKVHTAFSRIDGEPRVYVQDLVKRAGLEIMDLLDRQGKIYVCGDGRRMAPAVEETLKETYQKTKNVKLEEAELWLRQMQDEGRYVKDVWAGYSSTSEVVGIK